The Paraburkholderia sp. D15 genome has a segment encoding these proteins:
- a CDS encoding ferritin-like domain-containing protein: protein MTQRKAIDDLFVHMLSDIYSAEKQLTKALAKLSRAASDPQLSEALKMHLEETQGQVERIDKVVETSGVKLKRMKCVAMEGLIEEGQELIDEMEKGAVLDAGLVAAAQKVEHYEIAAYGSLCAIGKQLGFTDAVNLLKETLEEEKATDLKLTEFAERAGNEKAKQQK from the coding sequence ATGACACAGCGAAAGGCCATCGACGATCTGTTCGTTCACATGCTGTCGGATATCTATAGCGCCGAGAAGCAGTTGACCAAGGCATTGGCGAAACTCTCGCGTGCTGCGTCCGATCCGCAATTGAGCGAGGCGCTCAAAATGCACCTGGAGGAAACGCAAGGACAGGTGGAAAGAATCGATAAGGTTGTAGAAACGAGTGGCGTGAAGTTGAAAAGAATGAAGTGCGTCGCGATGGAAGGCTTGATCGAGGAAGGGCAGGAGCTGATCGACGAAATGGAGAAAGGCGCAGTGCTCGATGCCGGCCTGGTCGCTGCCGCGCAAAAGGTGGAACACTACGAAATCGCCGCATACGGCAGCCTGTGCGCGATCGGAAAGCAGTTGGGTTTCACCGATGCCGTCAATCTGCTGAAGGAAACGCTGGAAGAAGAGAAGGCGACGGATTTGAAGCTGACCGAATTCGCGGAGCGAGCCGGCAACGAAAAGGCGAAGCAGCAGAAGTAA
- a CDS encoding hemerythrin domain-containing protein — MPEKQPNPNTDDALELLIADHRAVERLFTAFKEAKEDDLEAKATLAQRACEELTIHTIIEEELLYPAAAQALPSGDVVDVEEAYVEHFLVKTLISKFETLKAGDKGFDATFKVMSEMVQHHVEEEENELFPELRKANLNVKGLGQKIAQRKMELQGKLDAVGSRAVGDKT; from the coding sequence ATGCCCGAAAAACAACCGAACCCCAATACAGACGATGCACTCGAACTGCTGATCGCGGATCATCGCGCCGTCGAGCGACTATTCACTGCGTTCAAAGAAGCTAAAGAAGACGATCTGGAAGCGAAAGCCACGCTGGCGCAGCGCGCGTGCGAAGAGCTCACCATTCACACCATCATCGAAGAAGAACTGCTCTACCCCGCTGCGGCTCAAGCGCTGCCGTCAGGCGATGTGGTCGACGTGGAGGAAGCGTACGTCGAGCACTTTCTCGTGAAAACACTGATCAGCAAATTCGAAACGCTCAAGGCGGGCGATAAAGGCTTCGACGCGACGTTCAAAGTGATGAGCGAAATGGTGCAACATCACGTGGAGGAAGAAGAGAACGAACTGTTTCCGGAATTGCGAAAGGCCAATCTCAATGTGAAGGGACTGGGTCAGAAAATCGCGCAGCGCAAGATGGAACTGCAGGGCAAGCTCGACGCAGTCGGCAGCCGTGCGGTCGGCGACAAGACCTGA
- a CDS encoding NUDIX domain-containing protein, whose amino-acid sequence MKHRATILCLRAIHILLVARSNGRWALPGGRCKIGEPAFDAAARELLEETQMSGIPLQYIFEFWGARTRHYVFAARIPDNVEPIPSNEISRCRWVSVKDVRSAWVSVSTRGIVQILLEESSPMGPARRSSPLRAF is encoded by the coding sequence ATGAAGCATCGAGCCACCATCCTTTGCCTGCGCGCTATTCACATCCTGCTGGTCGCAAGATCCAACGGACGATGGGCGCTGCCCGGCGGTCGATGCAAGATCGGTGAGCCCGCGTTCGACGCAGCCGCTCGCGAGCTTCTTGAAGAGACTCAAATGAGCGGCATCCCGCTCCAGTACATTTTCGAGTTCTGGGGCGCCCGCACTCGACACTATGTATTTGCCGCGCGTATTCCCGACAACGTCGAGCCGATACCGAGCAATGAAATCAGCCGATGCCGCTGGGTCAGCGTGAAAGACGTTCGTTCGGCATGGGTCAGCGTGTCGACTCGCGGCATCGTTCAGATACTTCTGGAAGAGAGCAGTCCCATGGGGCCCGCTCGGAGGTCGAGTCCATTGCGGGCGTTCTGA
- a CDS encoding glucose/quinate/shikimate family membrane-bound PQQ-dependent dehydrogenase produces MSKPHRFPPALAVPAVVFIIIGLALAGGGVPLVALGGSWYYVVTGIAIALTGVLLSIRRRSALWLFALILFGSTIWAVVEARFDFWQLLPRLWVWLVLALWLLLPPVTRKLVFGPPAAHREGVVPLTAAVILTVLLGLVTAFNHPYDRAGTLASTAAPPTTPIAGDANRQAADWTDYGGSPLGQRYSPLTQITPENAGQLKVAWQFETGDKPGPGDPTETTDENTPIKVGNKLFLCTPHSIVIALDPASGKELWRYDPHIQSPVGFKHWEHMTCRGVSYHDDAMYPANAAVAAADNAAASAPTEGAAAGAPASTDASAAASNPQASASAPAADGASATTDAANGASTAAGAEQSASAATAASDTSAATQQTAAAAVSAECPRRIFLPTADARLIALNADTGQPCTHFGNNGQIDLRTNIGPFTPGGYYSTSPPAVTRDLVIISGHVTDNESTNEPSGVTRAFDVHDGHLVWNWDAGNPDETQPITGNQTYVRNSPNMWSVFSVDEKLGMVYLPLGNQTPDQWGGLRTPASEKVAAGVVALDLATGKMRWNYQFTHHDLWDMDVGGQPSLIDLQTPSGVQPALIASTKQGSLYVLNRETGKPIVPITEEPVPQGAGTGDHTSPTQPFSALNFKPPKVRERDMWGTNPFDQLWCRVKFKSLRYDGMFTPPSEQGSLVFPGNFGVFDWGGIAVDPVRQILIANPSYMAFTSKLVPRSQIPSDNGEKKGSETSGIKLARGTPYGFELNAFLSPLGIPCQAPPWGYVAGVDLRTKHIVWEHKNGTIRDSAPLPIPMPLGVPSLGGMITTAGGVAFLSGTLDYYLRAYDVRTGDRLWQARLPAGGQATPMTYADSNGKQYVLVTAGGHGSLGTKQGDYVIAYTLP; encoded by the coding sequence ATGTCGAAGCCACATCGGTTTCCTCCCGCACTTGCCGTCCCCGCTGTCGTCTTTATCATCATTGGCCTGGCGCTAGCTGGGGGCGGAGTCCCGCTCGTCGCGCTGGGTGGTTCGTGGTATTACGTGGTGACTGGGATCGCGATTGCGCTGACCGGCGTGCTGCTCAGCATTCGCCGACGTTCGGCGCTATGGTTATTCGCGCTGATTCTGTTCGGTTCGACGATCTGGGCCGTGGTGGAAGCGCGCTTCGACTTCTGGCAATTGTTGCCGCGTTTGTGGGTGTGGCTTGTACTCGCTCTGTGGCTTTTGCTGCCGCCCGTCACACGCAAACTGGTGTTCGGGCCACCGGCCGCGCATCGCGAGGGCGTCGTGCCGTTGACTGCCGCCGTGATCCTGACCGTACTCCTCGGCCTCGTCACAGCGTTCAATCATCCGTATGATCGCGCGGGCACCCTGGCTTCCACTGCCGCTCCGCCCACTACACCGATTGCCGGTGACGCGAACCGGCAGGCGGCCGACTGGACCGACTACGGCGGCTCGCCGCTCGGTCAGCGCTATTCGCCGCTTACGCAAATCACACCGGAAAATGCGGGGCAACTGAAAGTGGCCTGGCAGTTCGAAACAGGCGACAAGCCGGGCCCGGGCGACCCCACCGAAACTACCGATGAGAACACGCCGATCAAGGTCGGCAACAAGCTCTTCCTTTGCACGCCGCACAGTATCGTGATCGCGCTCGATCCGGCGTCGGGCAAGGAACTCTGGCGATATGATCCGCATATTCAGAGTCCCGTCGGCTTCAAGCACTGGGAGCATATGACTTGCCGCGGCGTGTCATATCACGACGACGCGATGTATCCGGCAAACGCCGCGGTAGCAGCGGCCGATAATGCGGCGGCATCAGCGCCTACTGAAGGCGCGGCTGCAGGCGCGCCTGCAAGCACTGATGCGAGCGCTGCCGCTTCGAATCCCCAAGCATCGGCTTCGGCGCCTGCGGCGGATGGCGCATCAGCGACCACTGACGCGGCCAACGGTGCTTCCACAGCGGCGGGAGCAGAGCAATCGGCATCCGCAGCCACGGCCGCCAGCGATACGTCGGCTGCGACCCAACAGACGGCCGCCGCTGCCGTGAGCGCCGAATGTCCGCGCCGCATTTTCCTGCCGACCGCCGATGCACGATTGATTGCGCTCAATGCCGACACGGGCCAGCCATGCACGCATTTTGGTAATAACGGTCAAATCGACCTGCGCACGAATATCGGTCCCTTTACGCCGGGCGGTTATTACTCGACGTCGCCGCCCGCGGTAACTCGCGATCTGGTCATCATCAGCGGCCACGTCACGGATAACGAGTCGACCAACGAGCCCTCGGGGGTCACCCGCGCGTTCGACGTGCACGACGGTCATCTCGTGTGGAACTGGGATGCGGGTAATCCAGACGAGACCCAGCCGATTACAGGCAATCAGACGTACGTTCGCAATTCGCCGAACATGTGGTCGGTCTTCAGCGTGGATGAAAAACTCGGCATGGTGTATTTGCCGCTCGGCAATCAGACACCCGACCAGTGGGGCGGCCTGCGCACGCCGGCCTCGGAGAAGGTGGCGGCGGGCGTCGTTGCACTGGATCTCGCAACCGGCAAGATGCGCTGGAATTACCAGTTCACTCACCACGATCTATGGGACATGGACGTAGGCGGCCAACCTTCGCTGATCGACCTGCAGACACCCAGTGGCGTGCAACCTGCGCTGATTGCATCGACGAAACAAGGCAGTTTGTACGTGCTGAACCGCGAGACCGGCAAGCCGATCGTGCCGATCACGGAAGAACCCGTACCGCAGGGCGCAGGAACCGGCGATCACACTTCGCCTACTCAACCGTTCTCCGCACTGAACTTCAAACCGCCGAAAGTACGCGAGCGCGACATGTGGGGCACCAATCCTTTCGATCAGCTGTGGTGCCGCGTCAAGTTCAAATCGCTGCGATATGACGGCATGTTCACGCCGCCGTCCGAGCAGGGATCGCTCGTATTTCCAGGCAATTTCGGAGTGTTCGATTGGGGCGGCATTGCGGTGGACCCGGTTCGCCAGATACTGATCGCGAACCCGAGTTACATGGCTTTCACTTCAAAGCTGGTGCCGCGCTCGCAGATTCCGTCCGATAACGGAGAGAAGAAGGGCAGTGAAACAAGCGGCATCAAGCTCGCTCGCGGCACGCCTTACGGTTTCGAGCTCAATGCGTTCCTTTCGCCGCTCGGCATTCCATGCCAGGCGCCGCCGTGGGGATATGTCGCGGGCGTCGATCTGCGCACGAAGCACATTGTGTGGGAACACAAGAACGGTACGATCCGCGATAGCGCGCCGCTGCCCATTCCCATGCCGCTCGGCGTGCCGAGTCTGGGTGGCATGATCACGACTGCTGGCGGTGTGGCATTCCTCTCCGGTACGCTTGATTACTATCTGCGCGCTTACGATGTACGTACTGGCGACCGGCTGTGGCAAGCCCGCTTGCCCGCAGGCGGGCAGGCAACGCCAATGACCTACGCCGACAGCAACGGCAAGCAGTATGTGCTGGTCACCGCGGGCGGGCACGGCTCGCTCGGCACGAAGCAAGGTGATTACGTGATCGCGTACACGCTGCCCTGA
- the cydB gene encoding cytochrome d ubiquinol oxidase subunit II — MTATIDLPLVWAAILAFAVLAYVLLDGFDLGVGILFAVERSRDDRDLMVNTIAPVWDGNETWLVLGGGGLFAVFPLAYSIILPALYPPIIAMLLALVFRGVAFEFRFRATGSGRAWWDVAFFSGSTMAALCQGLVLGGLLQGIHVKGVSYSGGWWDWLTGFTVLCGLAVVVGYTLLGSCWLIWRTEGPLHERCRRYARTMAVAVLALIVVVTLWTPMLQGSLAARWFRWPDIAFTAAVPVLLILLAAGFWRSLSARRQALPLLFAYGIFILCYAGLLISLYPYLVPPAISFRDAAAPHASLLFLLVGAAITVPMILGYTVYAYSVFKGKMRPGEGYH, encoded by the coding sequence ATGACCGCCACGATTGATCTGCCGCTCGTCTGGGCGGCCATCCTAGCGTTTGCCGTGCTTGCCTACGTGCTGCTCGACGGATTCGATCTCGGCGTGGGCATCCTGTTCGCCGTCGAACGCAGCCGGGACGATCGCGACCTGATGGTGAACACCATCGCGCCCGTATGGGACGGCAATGAAACATGGCTCGTGCTCGGCGGCGGCGGACTTTTCGCCGTGTTTCCCCTCGCCTATTCGATCATCCTTCCAGCGCTCTATCCGCCGATCATCGCCATGCTGCTCGCACTCGTGTTTCGCGGCGTGGCCTTTGAATTCCGTTTTCGCGCAACGGGTTCTGGCCGCGCGTGGTGGGACGTCGCTTTCTTTTCGGGTTCCACCATGGCCGCTTTGTGCCAGGGACTCGTGCTGGGCGGACTGCTTCAGGGCATCCACGTGAAGGGAGTGTCGTATTCCGGCGGCTGGTGGGACTGGCTTACCGGCTTCACCGTGCTGTGCGGCCTCGCCGTGGTCGTCGGCTATACATTGCTTGGATCGTGCTGGCTGATCTGGCGCACCGAAGGACCGCTGCACGAGCGCTGCCGGCGTTATGCGCGCACCATGGCAGTGGCGGTGCTTGCGCTGATCGTCGTGGTTACGCTGTGGACGCCAATGTTGCAAGGCTCGCTCGCTGCACGCTGGTTCCGCTGGCCGGACATTGCATTCACCGCCGCCGTGCCGGTACTGCTGATTCTTCTCGCGGCCGGCTTCTGGCGCAGCCTTTCGGCGCGGCGCCAGGCGCTGCCTCTACTCTTCGCCTATGGCATTTTCATTCTTTGCTATGCAGGTCTTCTGATCAGTCTGTATCCGTATCTCGTGCCACCTGCCATTTCCTTCCGCGATGCCGCCGCGCCCCACGCAAGCCTCTTATTTCTGCTGGTGGGCGCAGCGATTACCGTTCCGATGATTCTCGGCTATACGGTGTATGCCTATTCGGTTTTCAAAGGCAAAATGCGTCCCGGTGAGGGATATCACTAA
- a CDS encoding hemerythrin domain-containing protein: protein MPDNNSSMSPTITAMIRLDHMHVLAAFHRYHTDTPWWRKRAIVNSVCAALEIHAQLEEEIFYPALAGVMSEDKTLEKSQPEHDEMRATIAKLRASGPEDAAYDGLFQQLMREVMHHVADEETVLLPAAERALKGELRSLGSKMTRRRMQLLGERPREIAVNTAGTFPIATFLLGSLLVIGATQCLPKSRRSRYAD from the coding sequence ATGCCCGATAACAATTCGTCGATGTCTCCCACCATTACCGCGATGATCCGGCTCGATCATATGCATGTACTTGCCGCGTTTCATCGTTATCACACAGACACGCCGTGGTGGCGCAAGCGCGCAATCGTTAATTCCGTTTGTGCCGCACTCGAAATTCACGCACAACTGGAAGAAGAAATCTTTTATCCGGCATTGGCCGGTGTAATGAGCGAGGATAAAACGCTCGAAAAGAGCCAGCCCGAACACGACGAAATGCGCGCCACCATCGCAAAGCTACGTGCAAGCGGACCCGAGGATGCCGCATACGACGGTCTTTTTCAGCAACTGATGCGCGAGGTCATGCATCACGTGGCCGACGAAGAAACCGTACTGCTGCCTGCGGCCGAGCGGGCACTGAAAGGCGAGCTGCGTTCGCTCGGCTCGAAAATGACGCGCCGTAGAATGCAGCTTCTTGGTGAGCGTCCACGGGAAATTGCAGTGAATACCGCAGGTACATTCCCGATTGCGACTTTCCTGCTCGGATCTCTGCTCGTGATTGGCGCGACGCAATGCTTGCCGAAGTCGCGCAGATCGCGCTACGCCGATTGA
- a CDS encoding NAD(+) synthase, which translates to MTQSFFNLYSHEFARVAVAVPVCHVADPQFNAQQTLQLAREAAQKGALLVVFPELGISAYTCDDLFHQRALLDACESAIGEIVAASTSIPAVLVIGAPLKIEHKLFNCALVISNGKLCGVVPKSYLPNYGEFYEARQFSAAENASSSEVTLCGQHAPFGASLLFDVPHAPLFRFHVEICEDVWVPVPPSSFAALAGATVLVNLSASNIVIGKSGYRHQLVGQQSARCLSAYLYSSAGRGESTTDLAWDGQALIYENGELLAESERFVDTSHVIYGDIDLERLSRERMRQTTFGQSTRRHANEVCKFQVISVPASLPDAEHLPLMRSINRFPYVPSNPATRDERCAEVYNIQVQGLLQRLGAAGISKVVIGVSGGLDSTQALLVCAKAMDRLKLPRSNILGYTMPGFATSSRTLQQAKDLMQAVGCSMEEIDIRPSCMQMLHDLHHPFASGEKQYDVTFENVQAGERTSHLFRLANFHQAIVIGTGDLSELALGWCTYGVGDHMSHYSVNASVPKTLITHLVRWVAESGQVGDAGSHVLEQILATEISPELVPGKVDKVIDQKTESIIGPYELQDFNPYYLLRFGFSPSKVAFLAHCAWADRERGVWPAGPHVARNEYTLGDIKHNLAIFAERFFHTSQFKRSCIPNAPKVGSGGSLSPRGDWRAPSDSEATVWLRDIERIPA; encoded by the coding sequence ATGACGCAATCATTCTTCAATTTGTACAGTCACGAGTTTGCACGTGTCGCGGTTGCGGTGCCGGTGTGCCACGTGGCCGATCCGCAATTCAACGCGCAGCAGACGCTGCAACTGGCCCGCGAGGCCGCACAGAAGGGCGCACTGCTTGTAGTGTTTCCCGAACTCGGCATATCGGCCTATACGTGCGACGACCTCTTCCATCAGCGAGCACTGCTCGACGCGTGCGAATCGGCTATCGGCGAGATCGTTGCGGCCTCTACGAGTATTCCCGCGGTACTGGTCATCGGCGCGCCACTGAAGATCGAGCATAAGCTATTCAATTGCGCATTGGTGATTTCGAACGGCAAGCTGTGCGGTGTGGTGCCCAAAAGCTACCTGCCCAACTACGGCGAGTTTTACGAAGCCCGCCAGTTCAGTGCGGCGGAGAACGCGTCTAGCTCCGAAGTGACGTTATGCGGACAGCATGCGCCCTTCGGCGCGTCATTGCTGTTCGACGTCCCGCACGCGCCGCTCTTTCGCTTCCACGTAGAAATATGCGAGGACGTATGGGTTCCCGTGCCGCCGTCGTCGTTTGCGGCGCTCGCGGGTGCAACGGTGCTCGTCAATCTTTCGGCATCCAACATCGTGATCGGCAAGTCCGGTTATCGGCACCAACTGGTCGGGCAGCAATCCGCGCGATGCCTGTCCGCGTATCTATATTCGTCTGCGGGCCGCGGCGAATCTACAACCGACCTCGCATGGGACGGCCAGGCGCTGATCTACGAAAACGGCGAACTGCTCGCCGAATCGGAGCGTTTCGTCGACACGTCCCATGTGATTTACGGCGACATCGACCTCGAACGGCTGTCGCGCGAACGGATGAGGCAAACCACTTTCGGCCAGTCCACGCGCCGCCATGCAAACGAGGTCTGCAAATTCCAGGTGATCAGCGTGCCGGCTTCGCTTCCCGATGCGGAGCATTTGCCGCTCATGCGTTCAATCAACCGTTTCCCGTATGTGCCGTCAAATCCCGCGACACGCGATGAACGCTGCGCCGAGGTCTACAACATTCAGGTGCAGGGGCTGCTGCAAAGACTCGGCGCGGCCGGAATCTCGAAAGTGGTTATCGGTGTCTCGGGCGGCCTCGATTCCACGCAGGCGCTGCTCGTATGCGCAAAAGCCATGGACCGGTTGAAGCTGCCGCGCTCGAATATTCTCGGTTACACGATGCCGGGCTTTGCGACCAGCAGCCGCACACTCCAACAGGCGAAAGATCTGATGCAAGCCGTGGGCTGTTCGATGGAGGAAATCGACATACGCCCGAGCTGCATGCAAATGCTTCACGACTTGCACCATCCGTTTGCGTCGGGCGAAAAACAATACGATGTCACGTTCGAAAACGTTCAGGCGGGCGAGCGCACCAGCCACCTTTTCAGGCTCGCCAATTTCCATCAGGCAATTGTGATCGGCACAGGCGACCTGAGCGAACTGGCGCTCGGGTGGTGCACCTATGGCGTGGGCGATCACATGTCGCATTACAGCGTCAATGCGAGCGTGCCGAAGACGCTGATCACGCATCTGGTGCGCTGGGTCGCCGAGTCGGGCCAAGTCGGCGACGCGGGCTCGCATGTGCTGGAGCAGATCCTGGCGACCGAGATCAGCCCGGAACTGGTGCCCGGCAAGGTCGACAAAGTCATCGACCAGAAGACCGAAAGCATTATCGGTCCGTATGAGTTGCAGGACTTCAATCCCTATTACCTGTTGCGCTTCGGCTTTTCACCGTCGAAGGTCGCGTTCCTCGCGCATTGCGCATGGGCCGACCGCGAGCGCGGCGTCTGGCCTGCAGGTCCACATGTGGCGCGCAACGAATACACGCTTGGCGACATCAAGCACAATCTGGCGATCTTCGCCGAGCGCTTTTTTCACACCAGCCAGTTCAAGCGCTCCTGCATTCCGAATGCACCCAAGGTTGGATCGGGCGGCTCCTTGTCGCCGCGCGGCGACTGGCGTGCACCGAGCGACAGCGAGGCAACGGTCTGGCTGCGAGACATCGAAAGGATTCCCGCTTAG